In the Silene latifolia isolate original U9 population chromosome 1, ASM4854445v1, whole genome shotgun sequence genome, cggcatgcctcgaacaaggtcacacttaTCCAAAGAAATttgcaacttcggccgcagcaaatcggccttggctctctcaaagaaagacctccttttcagcgtcctccccgaGCTTCCTCTCGGCCAAGAGCGCTTTTTCAAGATCTACCTAAGCctccgctcattgaggagatccagcttcgccttcgTGGCCACCTTCCTAGTGGCATCAAGCTCAAAGCGggtgagccacggccttctcctgctctataATACGAGCACCGGCCAGCTCGTTCCATCTCGCCGCTCCTCGACCAACCTCGCGCCTTCCGCTGCAAGCGATCGGGAGGGGAAGCCTTCGGGATGAAGGGTCAGTGGTGACATTTCGATCACCCGACTGCAGCCGGGGGAAGGGGAAACCTTCGGATGAAGAGTCGGCGGTGACGTTTCGATCACCAACTGCGGTCGGGAGGAGGGGAAGCCTTACGGGATGAAGAGTCAACGGTGACGTTACGATCACCACTGCGCGGTCTCTCCCGATTCTTTGCTCATTAAGAGCAACGGCGGCAAATGGCGATCGCAAAATTTAAACAAAAGCATCGGTATCAACATACGATACATGCCGAAAAACCCGTCATCGGCAGCGCGCCAATGAGTCAGCCAACTCGAGCCGCAGAGTAGATCGactaccatgcttggccttcttggccgaaggacGCATTTCCTCGCCAATGGCGGCGAAGCGACGGCTGGCAGGGTAGAGGCTCCCcttcctcttacggacaaggggaggcCCTCCTCGTCGTAGTCCTCCCCATTggtgatatcaacgatctccaccgttgcCTTCGAGCAGGGGGAGTAGGAGGTGGAATCGATGTCGACGccatcgccgccgaagactttgtttttcgcgtatggcgcggcatgttactaacaaccttcgcccggcctccaccacattcaagctcCTCGCCCgccgatccatgagatcattcggcgacgtcctgcgatcaTGGGCAAGAGCCTTGgggtgcaagttagcaacggttttatctttgtgcgaCCCCATTCTCCTGGAGAATATTCTCGGGCAGTCCGGCCGAAGTGGTGCtcaaggaaacaaagcaagaattaaatagaagaaataaaccGAAACTCGAgaaacaggaacattgagagcggcGATAGGCCtcgcaccgaccccactcacctgtGCTGgggcggtatgaggccgacgtgaagAGCGGCTCATCCCGGaggatgatctgcgttgggggaatccatcttttcggcaccccactcttgtccgcctcgaagagcctcatcgccagattctcatcctccttaagaaggaccttgccggcatccatcttgagcttcttccgggtgacccatctgtcgtGCTCCGCTTTAGtttcacaccgcaaattaacttggtgctgaaaggagcggggcagcgggtagtcatccggcaccttaacatacacccaccgaccttgccagCCTTTGCAAGAAGAAagcttgtcaacagagacatagccctgctccgtttgcacactgtaccatccgacgcggccagagattgatggCCGGAGTgagtgaagccggcggaataaattcaccgttggggcctctcccttgaagagacaaagccagaccaagccgactatggtcctcacagctaacgggtgcagttgggcaacggcaacgttcatggccctaataatggccataacgtactcattcagcggaaaccggagcccgtactccaaatgccgcatgtacacgccggtgtagcccggcggagggcaacagacggcctgaccctccccagggataacaatcttatatcccctgccaaagaaaaaatggccctcgaaaaatttctcgcgGAACAATCGGCgagcttatgggtccaagcacggtcaaggcggaccttacagcGTCGCCATGATCCATAACGTCGCCTCTCATTAGGACGAGCCTTTTCAAAGATCAccaccaaaatcgtctgcgtcgTCATCgatctcatcatcgtcatcccattcctccaaatatcgaggatcaacttcaggagaaggggACCTAGGGCCCCCCGGCGCAGGAGTGCTAGTCccagcgtcagcagaagacatgatagcaatgattatttaacaagagaagaaaggaaatttgtttgtttactttgaagaaacactcgccggagtagcAACCCTGGAAATTAGGAGACAAAGAAGGCCttggaagtttagagagaagaaaattttggagaatgaaattggtggccaaattCACGGaacaactgccctatttataggttaaaagcccataaagaaggaccaatcagagaacagcccataaagcgtcagccaatcagcaagcagacacgtgtcggacatgcaaccacggaatgtcaatcatcGCAAATGTTAAACGTCAATCaacgcaacagtgaccaagcgtcttcaacacgccctttCATATCTCTgcccattcatcttcctcaacaaattcctaggtatctgctcCCCGCCGGCCACAGGATCAACCATGCTAAGGAGCACcggcctgggggcaatcaaaaacaaccgacactcccaaccctggtctcggccaacgtcacttccttttccacatcggatgccctttacacatccatgcggaggggggatatatATGGTACGACCTGATGAGAACCAGGCCGagatagaagaagccgatacagaaaagtttcaaaaattactttcgcagaatatacgctcagcatgcatcggagcccataccacggcatagactacgctgggggcaaattgatggggcatattctgcaccgctgaccaagtcaacatattgagcaaggtcaaggatatccacagcaagtcaacgacttagacagcttAGCCGATGCACCCATCGGCTGTCACCCGGTCTCGGCCAGTACGATCGATCAGccgacacatatccgcgtactcatatccaagaccctcggccggcctgccatgggtccagcggccgagggtagaacggtctttccacctgctagccacttggccacttggccactacgtgacaaaaggtgaaagtctataaatactcctcaaccctcattgaggaaaggatccataaattaacctaagaatcactattcatctggtaatatcttccttatctctctacaatacatccttagccgagtaataacaacttatcccactaagttcactgacttgagcgtcggagtgagtacgcttggcacaaagccaagccctcagttcgttcattgttgcaggtgaggccgagaggaacgatagagacgtgaggaatccaactcgagacatcattctacaagccacgggtggtaacaatacttgctctggaattacacccggaacaaaatcTATATAAATATACAATCTTATAATAAATCTATTATTTACATGagttaaaatttaaaaattacatgacTAAAATAATCGTACGGGGATCATATTATTCTCTGCAAAAATAAGaaaaactatatatatatatatagagagagagagagaggaaggatcaagtgagtccaccaagatccattgagtccataagtcctctttaggaccattgaaaagatgggatgaggggttgagattgaagggaaaaaaggaagggattagtgcaaaaagaagggattaatgctaatgtaagacactctctctcactacctcactaatcaaccattaatttcactatataaccattctttttccacccacttctctctcctatcacacaaatatcatcatccacatctctctaaaaaccaaaaaaaatcagaaaaccaaaaaaatccaaaattcaaaaaattcaaaaaatcaaaaaataaattCCCTCCTCTCAGCCTTACCACCGACCACCCCACCCACCGCCACCCACCCACGCCCAACAACCCACGACCACCACGAGCCTTATTCTACCCCCACCTTGAGCTCCCTCCCCTGCCTCGACCCTCTTGACCGCCGCGGCTCCACCAGTCACAACCACCGCCTACCCACAAATCCACCACCTCTGCCACCACCACCTACCACCATAAACAAAAAAACCCCCAAAAGTCAGATCTACAACCACAGCCTAATAACACCACGCGGCTCACCACCACGACCCCAGCTCCACCAAACCACGCACCACCACACGCCAACAACACCCTTATATCCACCATTAGCCCGACCATCTCCCTCCCTTTCTCCCTTTTTGGCCAGATCCGAGCCCCACACCTCCACCAGCCCAACCACCTTCCACCCTTTCTCCCACCGCCACGCTCacgcaccaccaccaacaacaaccactAACACCACAAATACCAATAAACGAGATCTGGaaagaaaccaaaaaaaaaaacgcgATCTGAGACGACTACATTAGTGTTGGATTGCGTTTTTGCGGTGGTTGGTGGTGGCTGGATAGAGGCGGTTGTGTCGTTGGTTGTGTCGTTGTTTTTGCggtgtttttgttttatttccagaTTTGTTCTCATATTTTCTTTCTAGTTGATGTTGGAGTGCGTTGTTGTTCTCATATTTTCTTTGTTCTCAGTTTGTGCTTTTGTGTTCATATGTGTTTGTTTGTGTTCATATGTCGTTTGTTTGGTTTttattcttttctatttcttttttttttcttttccaaaaTATTTTGGTCTTGTTGTttcgttgttgttgttcttacttttttttttctttttttcatttgttattgtggGTGATTTCAGATCTATTTATTTTTTTGAGTTATACTCATATTTCTTCAcagttacacttgtatttctttacatttacactcatattttttacatttacgctcatatttctttacatttacactcgtatatctgtATATTTACACTCAGTTAAAAgtatatagatttgcactcatagtttttgttaacatttacactcgtatttctttacatttacacttgtatttctttacatttacactcataatttttacatttacacttgtatttcctcacatttacactcgtttttatttaaatttacacttgtatctcctcacatttacactcgtatttctcttatatttacacttgtatctcctcacatttacactcgtatttctttaaatttacactcatatttcttaatatttacagtcgtatttcttaacatttacactcgtatttctttacatttacactcgtatttctttacatttacactcgttaaaattatataaatttgcactcatattttttgtggatatgagttggtggggaaggacgatgatggtggcattttttggtagtcggactaaagttttactcgtaatgGACAAAGTTGATGGTGgagttttttggtagtcggactaaagttttactcgtaaaggacaaagttacacttataaaggaccaaattcacactcaaaggacaaaatttacattctaaaaccttcaaattgactaaaaaacaaatttacactcttaaaatgttacatttacactcttaaaacatcaaatttacacttgtaaaatgttaaaattatataaattcaaaatttccgtcacaaaaaatcaaatttacactcttaaaatgttacatttacactcgtaaaacatcacatttacacttgtaaaatgttaaaattatataaatttaaaatttccgtcacaaaaaatcaaagttacactcttaaaatgttacatttacactcttaaaacatcaaatttacacttgtaaaatgttaaaattatacaaattcaaaatttccgtcacaaaaaaaaaacaaatttacactcttaaaatgttacatttacactcttaaaacatcaaatttacacttgtaaaatgttaaaattatataaattcaaaatttccgtcacaaaaaaaaaaacaaatttacactcttaaaatgttacatttacactcttaaaacatcacatttatacttgtaaaatattaaaattatataaattcaaaatttccgtcacatttacacttgtaaacctcatacaacattacatttacacttctgaaatctaaaactcaaaactgattaattaggggctagagagagaaagaaaaattaattagtgtatagaaatttgattagtgataattttttttggtaattttcaatctcaaccacccatctcaatccaaccatccacatttttttccttttctttttaatagcccttaatcaaattcatctcaaccatccaatgagtccatccaatggcccttagaaggacttatggactcaattgggaagatggactcattagatcttacctctatatatatatatatatatatatatatatatatatatatatatattgttttggtaaaaatttaccagTTAGTTGTTTAGATTGGTGAGTCAAAGTGATCGTCTATAACTACGAATGAGTCAAGGAACTACGGTGTAAACTAAAGTAAAAGACAACAAAAGAAAGATCGACGCAAGgagtttttggtgacgcggaaaacccggtgtgggaacaaccgcggggggagtcggaatcccgccaatattAGCACTATAATCGGAATATTTTAGCAAGTAACGAAGCTACAATGGTGTTTTATGAGAATGATATAGAAGAAAAAAGATGTCGTTGCTTAGTGATTGTATGTTGCCTTGGAATGAGATCCTCCCTCTTGACTCAATTTACTCTTCCTTTTATAGTTGTTCTTCTTAGGGTTTAATTCCTCCAGGCTCCTCCGGGTCAGCCTCCTACTTTTCAGGAGCCGTTATCCCATTTTTTAGGGATCAGTTACCTGATTTTTAGGAATTAAATGTGCTGACCTTTTCTTCTTTGACTGTTTTCTCTTTCCCCCACTAAATGCTCAACTAATGCCACATTAAATGCTAGTCTTTATTTTTCCAAATCCTCCATTAATTCCTCCATTTATTGCTAATCTTTATTCCTCTAATATTGCTGCTTCCTCTAGAGTGTCGTGTCCTCATGCTCCTCCATGGTCAGGCTCCTCCGGAGTCAGGCTCCTCCTGAGTCAGGCTCCTCCGGAGTCAGGCTCCTCCGGAATCAGGCTCCTCTAGAGTCGAGTCACTCTATAATCAGGCTCCTCCGGAATCAGGCTCCTCCGGAATCAGGCTCCTCTGGAATCAGGCTCCTCTGACTCGAGTCACTCTAGAATCGGGGCTCTGTAGAGTCGGGATCCTCCTGGAATGAGGCTCTTCCCGGAATCAAGCTCGCTCTTCCAGGATCAGGCTCCTCTAGAATTTGTTTCCCGACTTCTAGGTCCAATCGCCCAAAAATAGGAAGTAGGTGAGTTGACCCAGAACCTCTTAGACTGGACTTGTTTTAATATCCCATGTGTGCTTTTCTCATCCTACGGCCCAGATTCATCCACGACATTGATCCTCTCAAGCCTTGATGGTCCACTCGTTGCTTGCCACGTGTAACGATATGAAAATGTGAATTTTGCCcataacatatatatatatatctacaaCGACATGCAACGTAGCAGCCCTTGCAGTTGACCCTTTTGAAACATGGGCACCTGCCAATGTCCAAAATAGTATTTGAACAAAAACTTTTACCTTCATTCAAAGAGACCCCAATTAGATTAGAGGCTGACAATATAAGCGAGCAGTGCGATTGAATGGATGAGCTCAGCTCAGCTTCtgtttaaacccctcccaattgCAGTTGGTACTTCTtcatatatactccgtattaccTAATCATATTTAGAAATTAGAATCCAACAAACCTAGCTAGAATCACGTTTAACACCTTAAAACGTGTTTTCTAGACCTAAAAACAGAAAAAAGTAGTCTTAATTTAAGGAATATTCCTTTGGCTTAATGGCATCTAATTATAATTTTCAGCGTAAATTAAGAGCTAATCTCTCCATAATACATACCTATAAATACCCATCAGCTCAAATCCATCAAAAATATAGTATCAACACCAATAACACACAAAAAGAAAGTGCTAACAATATCGTCATAATATCCATAATGGAGGGTATTATTGGGATTTTCGACTTTGATAAGACGATCATTGACGTCGATAGTGATAATTGGGTGGTCGATGAATTAGGGTTTACAAAGCTCTTTGATAAGCTTCTTCCTACCATGCCATGGAACACACTTATGGATACAATGATGAAAGAAATTCATGCACAAGGATGTAGTATTGATCAAGTTTCCGAGGTTTTAACAAGGGTTCCGATTCATCCTCGTGTTGTGGCAGCCATCAAAGCCGCGCATGCTATGGGGTGTGATTTAAGGGTTGTGAGCGATGCAAATACATTCTTCATCGAGACCATATTGAGTCATCTCGGCGTAAGGGATTATTTCTCCGAAATTCACACAAACCCGAGTTATGTCGATGAACAAGGGAGATTAAGGATACTTTCTCATCATCAAGATTTCGACAAGTCTTCTCATGGATGTTGTAATCCATGTCCTCCAAATATGTGCAAGGGAGAAGTAATAAAAACGATACTACTCGAGGAAGCGAACAAGAAGATTATCTATTTAGGAGACGGATGTGGAGATTATTGTCCGTGTTTAAAACTAAGGGATGGTGATCATGTTATGTCAAGAAAGAACTTCCCGGCTTGGGACTTAATCTTTGGAAACCCAAGTTTGATTAAAGCCAAGATACATGGATGGAGCGATGGAGCTGAGCTTGAGCAAGTTCTACTGTCTACAATCCAAGAGATTAACTTGGCTCGATTCCTTAATGTTGATTTAGGAGATCGAACATTGGCAAGAAGCGATGATTTATTGACGAAGCTACCAACCGGAGTAGAATTAGCCTCTCCCCTTCTTGTTAGAAGCAGAAGCTGATAACTTAATAAATCCCCCTCCCCTTATTATTACGATTATTATTGGATACATCTCAAAATTACTAATAATGTTTTTCAAATTAAACATTGCTTCCTTCCTTCCAAATTAAACACCTCATATTTATTAATTACGAACTCATTGCATCCTTCCAAATTAAACACCTCATATTTATTGTGAGACCACATTATACACCTCAAAGACTCTAATAGAGCACCAGAAATTAATACTTTGTAAATTTGCTTACTTTACTTTTTTAACTAcctaataaaattataaattataaattaaaattatgcaaATTCTATCCGATCAAGGTGATAAAGTTATTTGTAGAACTATCACCAAACTTATGGAAATTTTATCCAATCAAGATGATAGAGTTAtcttagtatatatatataaaaaaattttaaaataaaaagcTAAAATGATAAgaatttttaaaacaattgtaGACCACTCAAACGAGTTGGATGGGTCGGCTGGTGAGGCGGTTCATACATGTTAAACTCGAATACGGGTCAGACTAAATATAGGTGGGCTTATACAGGTCACAGGTCGAGGTAAAATCAGAATACATGTCAAAATATAGATTGGTATGGTATATTTTATTTGTCAAAAGCAATcatattcaataataataatattataattaatattacttactgttccgggtgtaattccagagcagatatttgttaccacccgtgcttgtagaatgacgtctttggttgaatcctcctttcggtctcctgaaacgatgaacaaactgagggctcggctttggaccgagcgaactcactccgacgctcaagtcagtaaacttagagagataagttgttgttacttggcgaaatatatattgtagagagataaggaagatattaccagatgaatagtgattcttaggttaaattgtggatcctttcctcaatgagggttgaggagtatttatagactttcaccttttgtcacgtagtggccaagtggctagcaggtggaaagactgatctaccctcggccgagggacccatggcgggccggcgggccctgttgacccgccgccgaggggtcttggatatgagttcgcggatgtgtgccccggctggctagttgtcctagccgaggcacaagagactgGCCGACAGGCTTAAGTTAGGttttgtctaagccgttgacttcttgtgaatatctttgaccttgctcaatatgttgacttggtcggggtgcgagaatatgccccatcaatttgcccccagcgtagtctatgccgtggtatgggctccgatgtcagttgagcgtatattctgcgcaagtaaaaattttctgtcccggcttcttctacctcggcatggttctgcttaggccgtaccatatcccccctccacatggatgcgtaaagggcatccgatgtggaaaagagagtgacgccggccgagaccagggttgagagtgcttgTTGTTTTGATTGCCCCCCACCCGTGCTAcatagcttggttgatcatgtggcggaGGAGAACGAGATACTTAGGAACTTGTTGatgaagatgaataggcagagagatatgaaggggcgtgttgaagacgcttggtcactgttgcattgattgacctTCAATcattgcaacgattgacattccgtggttgcatgtccgacacgtgtccgttCGCCGATTGGTGACGTTTCATGGGtcgtgccctgattggtccttcttcatgggcttcccctataaatagggcagttagcccctgaaattgggcaccaatttcattctctctaaaattttcttctctctaaactttcaagggcttctttctcttctaatcttcagagtcgttacCTCGGCTAGTGCTCtttttcaaggtaaacaaacaaatttttctctttttaacttgtaagttttgttgtaaacatgtcttctgctgatgccggacctagtaaacctacgccggggggttccccgtcgcgtcttgatgaggaggggatgctagacgccatcccgataaggtccgggggccctaggtctccttctcccgaagttgacccaaaagttttggaggattgggaagacgatgatgatgttgatgatgatgacgatgatgctgaaagggctcgtcctaatgaggggagccagtatgtcatggatcacggcgaccctTGTAAGGTCGGCCCGACcgtacttggacccataagttcgccattGTTCCgtgagacatttttcgagggtcatttctactttggcaggggatacaaaattgttatccctgaggagggtcaggccgtttgttgccctccaccgagttgcaccggcgtatacatccggcacctggagtacgggctccggtttccgctgaatgattacgttatggccatcattagagccatgaacgtcgccgtggcctaccgcacccgttggctattaggaccatagtcggctttgtccgctctgtctcttcaaggggaggtcccaacggttaatttattccgtcggcttcaccaccttcggtcGTCGTTCTttggtcgcgtcggatggtacaacgtgcaaatggagccgggttacgtctccgttgataagctttcttctgTAAAGAccggaaagatcggtgggtgtacattgaggtgccggatgactatccgcgcccggtccttccaaagactaagttaatttgcggtgcgagactaaggcggagcatgacgagatgggtcacccggaaaaagcttaagatggacgccaagaaggttcCTCTTACTGCGAATGAGAAGTCGCGATGAggcttttgaggcggacaagagtggggtgccgaaaagatggattccccaacgcgatcattcttcgggatgagctgctctgccatgtcggccacataccggccctagcacagggtgagtggggtcggtgtgaggcccatctctgctctcaatgtttttccattttgaactttgatttattcctcgcttaactcttgctttgtttctcttGCAGATCATTTTGGCTCTAACCTGTCTGAGCGTATTCTTAAGAGAATGGGGCTGCgcaaggataagaccgttgctgatttgcatcctaaggctctagcccgtgatcgcagaacgtcgccgagtgatctcatggatcagcggctgaaaggcttgaatgtggaggcggcccaggcgaaggttgttagtaacatgccgcgccggacgcggaaaacaaagtcttcggcggtgacggcgtcgacatcaattccacctcccatcccttcagtccagaaggagacggtggtgatcgttgacattaccaatggggggggactccgatgaggagggatctccccttgtccgtaagaggaaagagccACCCCTGCCGCTAATGCTTCTACTGCTGCCGGcaaggaaatgcgtcctccgcccaagaaggccaagcatggtatagatt is a window encoding:
- the LOC141649996 gene encoding inorganic pyrophosphatase 1-like, which codes for MEGIIGIFDFDKTIIDVDSDNWVVDELGFTKLFDKLLPTMPWNTLMDTMMKEIHAQGCSIDQVSEVLTRVPIHPRVVAAIKAAHAMGCDLRVVSDANTFFIETILSHLGVRDYFSEIHTNPSYVDEQGRLRILSHHQDFDKSSHGCCNPCPPNMCKGEVIKTILLEEANKKIIYLGDGCGDYCPCLKLRDGDHVMSRKNFPAWDLIFGNPSLIKAKIHGWSDGAELEQVLLSTIQEINLARFLNVDLGDRTLARSDDLLTKLPTGVELASPLLVRSRS